The Herpetosiphonaceae bacterium genome contains a region encoding:
- a CDS encoding cache domain-containing protein produces the protein MRRGLHILTSRISNKIILPYLVVVVCIAIAMTFVTVRLTVGALQERIDNRLIEAGQVTSDALVAAEDQQLTQLRAMVFTQGVAESLLAGDQAALNTLLRPHWANARLEALVVFDRRGQPLLAWDRPAGSSVDAAPSNFQARDLPGWWLVQQIVAGRSDALGDKFSAFHDHHFYTAAPVRQDGQVIGGMMVGLPLDQLLEQLQRNSQASITTLYDAEGRAVATTQVLPSGSVAPAIPAPLLAQLRAKESSAEPFHLQDSTTLNGREYQLAYSPLRVRRATNGFFSVGVSRQFIVDTWAAGRLPLVALTMVLIGAVVGVGVGVSQRITHPLQHLANTARAVTNGELRRRSTIASRDEIGVVARSFNQMTERLLHLYETSRTLSASIQTTAILTQTQAAVEPLVPGAQVMALLNEQHGWRCYLDDGAAERWRGLSQHAARDSAAILALARSIDKPRVMSANDPRLQALALPGSIAEICCMALTVQHELVGLLLFLHAAPGAINESVMVPLAAIGSMAAPALNNARLYAAIQAEGDRRRVILESIADGVVVCDAERQIVLMSAAAETLLDLHDWAERRYHFDQLPLKPLARSGAALAAAPDRYEAYGRILRVTCARLPAADDGLSGEVIVLHDITDEAALDQAKTNLIALISHELRTPLTTIQGAVDMLRQGIGGQLSPVQSELAETALRQSRAMSSLIDKALIVANLETDSLQLNIQPTELQIALQGTIRSLQSAAADARVEMHVDLPGNLPAVMADARMIQVALEEVVGNALKYGDGAPVEISAYAEGDDVILAVRDYGPGIAPEEQAQLFQRLSRSADSINTALRGLGLGLVMTRELLERQGGAIGVQSTPGEGSLFTITLPGVSRAVEAQSAA, from the coding sequence ATGCGACGAGGGCTACACATCCTGACATCTCGCATAAGCAATAAAATCATCCTGCCCTATCTGGTCGTGGTGGTCTGTATTGCAATCGCCATGACCTTTGTAACAGTACGACTGACCGTAGGAGCGCTTCAGGAGCGAATCGACAACCGGCTGATCGAGGCGGGACAGGTGACAAGCGATGCGCTGGTCGCCGCCGAGGATCAGCAGCTTACGCAACTGCGCGCGATGGTCTTTACGCAAGGCGTTGCCGAGTCGCTGCTGGCTGGCGATCAGGCGGCGCTGAACACCCTGCTCCGGCCTCACTGGGCCAACGCGCGGCTTGAGGCGCTGGTCGTCTTCGATCGGCGCGGGCAGCCGCTTCTCGCATGGGACCGTCCAGCAGGCTCCAGCGTCGATGCCGCGCCCAGCAACTTCCAGGCTCGCGATCTGCCAGGCTGGTGGCTGGTGCAGCAGATCGTCGCAGGCCGCAGCGATGCGCTGGGCGATAAGTTCTCAGCGTTTCACGATCACCACTTCTACACGGCAGCTCCGGTACGCCAGGATGGGCAGGTGATCGGCGGCATGATGGTCGGGCTGCCGCTCGATCAGCTTCTTGAGCAGTTGCAGCGCAACAGCCAGGCCAGCATCACTACCCTGTACGACGCCGAGGGCCGCGCGGTCGCCACCACCCAGGTGCTACCGAGCGGCTCAGTCGCGCCCGCGATCCCTGCCCCGCTGCTCGCGCAGCTTCGGGCGAAAGAGTCGTCCGCCGAGCCATTCCATCTTCAGGACAGCACCACCCTGAACGGACGCGAGTATCAGCTCGCCTATAGCCCGCTGCGCGTTCGGCGGGCGACCAACGGCTTCTTCTCCGTGGGCGTGTCGCGCCAGTTCATCGTCGATACCTGGGCCGCTGGACGATTGCCGCTGGTCGCGCTGACGATGGTGCTGATCGGCGCGGTCGTCGGCGTGGGCGTGGGCGTATCGCAGCGCATCACCCATCCGCTGCAACATCTCGCCAACACGGCGCGCGCCGTCACCAACGGCGAGCTGCGGCGTCGCAGCACGATCGCCAGCCGCGACGAGATCGGCGTGGTGGCGCGCTCCTTTAACCAGATGACCGAGCGGCTGCTGCACCTGTACGAAACCAGCCGCACGCTCAGCGCCTCGATCCAGACCACCGCGATTCTTACCCAGACACAGGCCGCTGTCGAGCCGCTGGTTCCCGGTGCGCAGGTCATGGCGCTGCTCAACGAGCAGCACGGCTGGCGCTGCTACCTCGACGATGGCGCCGCCGAGCGGTGGCGCGGGCTGAGTCAGCACGCCGCCAGGGATAGCGCGGCGATTCTGGCGCTGGCGCGATCTATAGACAAGCCGCGCGTCATGTCGGCGAACGACCCGCGCCTGCAAGCGCTGGCGCTGCCCGGCAGTATCGCCGAGATCTGCTGCATGGCGCTGACCGTTCAGCATGAGCTGGTCGGTCTGCTGCTCTTTCTGCACGCAGCGCCCGGCGCGATCAATGAGTCGGTCATGGTTCCGCTCGCCGCGATCGGCAGCATGGCCGCGCCCGCGCTCAATAACGCGCGGCTGTACGCAGCGATCCAGGCGGAGGGCGATCGGCGGCGGGTCATTCTGGAGAGCATCGCCGATGGTGTGGTTGTTTGCGATGCCGAGCGTCAGATTGTGCTGATGAGCGCGGCAGCCGAGACGCTGCTGGATCTGCACGATTGGGCTGAGCGGCGCTACCACTTCGATCAGCTTCCGCTCAAGCCGCTGGCGCGATCCGGCGCGGCGCTGGCCGCCGCGCCGGATCGCTACGAGGCATACGGACGCATCCTGCGCGTCACCTGCGCGCGCCTACCGGCAGCCGACGACGGGCTTTCCGGCGAGGTGATTGTGCTGCACGACATCACCGACGAGGCCGCGCTCGATCAGGCCAAGACCAACCTGATCGCGCTGATCTCGCATGAGCTGCGCACGCCGCTGACCACGATCCAGGGCGCTGTCGATATGCTGCGGCAAGGCATCGGCGGGCAGCTCTCGCCGGTCCAGAGCGAGCTTGCCGAGACGGCGCTGCGGCAAAGCCGCGCGATGAGCAGCTTGATCGATAAGGCGCTGATCGTCGCCAATCTTGAGACAGATAGCCTACAGCTCAACATTCAGCCGACTGAGCTACAAATTGCCCTGCAAGGCACGATCCGCTCGCTGCAATCCGCCGCCGCCGACGCGCGGGTTGAGATGCATGTCGATCTGCCGGGCAACCTTCCGGCGGTGATGGCCGATGCGCGCATGATCCAGGTGGCGCTTGAGGAAGTCGTGGGCAATGCCCTCAAATACGGCGACGGCGCTCCCGTCGAGATCAGCGCCTACGCCGAGGGCGACGATGTGATCCTGGCGGTGCGCGATTACGGGCCGGGCATCGCCCCAGAAGAGCAGGCTCAGCTCTTCCAACGTCTAAGCCGCAGCGCGGATAGCATCAATACGGCCCTGCGCGGTCTGGGCCTGGGCCTGGTGATGACCCGCGAGCTGCTAGAGCGCCAGGGAGGCGCGATCGGCGTGCAGAGCACACCCGGCGAGGGCAGCCTATTCACGATTACACTTCCAGGAGTGAGCCGTGCGGTTGAAGCTCAGTCAGCAGCCTAG
- a CDS encoding methyltransferase domain-containing protein, translating into MTFDAYLTGRNAADYADFLIPHLAPDVRLLDVGCGGGSISVGLARLSGNVIGVDLDAEEFADARQYAMQQGMTNVEFRVGSVYALDFPAEHFDACLCHSMLETLDRPLDALEEIKRTLKPGAVLGVACVEYGGLILAGPNEQLLRRFYTVRERLWQLDTMSDPYRGRALRGLLRSAGFERVVASSKYFCYGTDDAVKSFGRARAADCRDEWYASAAQTYGLASASDLDAMEYAWMEWSESATAYAAFAWCRAIGWKP; encoded by the coding sequence ATGACATTTGATGCCTATCTGACGGGCAGAAACGCGGCTGACTACGCCGATTTTCTCATTCCGCACCTGGCACCAGACGTTCGGCTCCTTGATGTCGGTTGCGGAGGCGGAAGTATTTCTGTGGGTTTAGCCAGGCTGTCGGGCAACGTCATTGGGGTCGATCTGGACGCTGAGGAGTTTGCGGATGCTCGGCAGTACGCTATGCAACAGGGCATGACAAATGTGGAATTTCGGGTTGGTAGCGTGTACGCGCTGGATTTTCCGGCTGAGCATTTTGATGCGTGTCTGTGCCATTCCATGCTGGAGACGCTTGATCGTCCGCTTGATGCGCTTGAGGAAATCAAACGCACGCTCAAACCTGGTGCTGTGCTTGGCGTCGCCTGTGTCGAGTATGGCGGCCTGATCCTGGCTGGACCGAACGAGCAACTCCTGCGCCGATTCTACACGGTTCGCGAACGCCTGTGGCAGCTTGATACCATGTCCGACCCGTATCGTGGCCGCGCGCTGCGCGGTCTGCTACGTAGCGCCGGATTTGAGCGTGTGGTCGCTTCGAGCAAATACTTCTGCTATGGCACGGACGATGCGGTGAAGTCCTTCGGGAGAGCACGGGCAGCCGATTGTCGCGATGAGTGGTACGCCAGCGCGGCCCAAACGTATGGGCTTGCCAGCGCCAGCGATCTCGATGCCATGGAATACGCCTGGATGGAGTGGTCGGAATCAGCTACGGCGTATGCCGCGTTTGCGTGGTGTCGGGCGATCGGATGGAAACCATAG
- the gyrB gene encoding DNA topoisomerase (ATP-hydrolyzing) subunit B yields MATVAATNTYGADQITVLEGLEAVRKRPGMYIGPTDINGLHHMIRELVDNSVDEALAGYADTITVIIHKDHSVSVRDNGRGIPVGINKKHNKSALELAATVLHAGGKFGDGGYKVSAGLHGVGLSVVNALSDWMMIEVSQNGKVYRQEYHHGVPKANVKPVRATEATGTFVRFLPDVTIFREIDYVYKQLAQKFREMAYLTKGLRIRFLDERDDLETSFYFEGGIVSFVRHLNKEKDVLHKLPFYVERTVDQVNVEIALQYTDSYDRDSVYAFANNINNTDGGAHLTGFRTALTRVINNYARAKGILKEKEENLSGDDVREGLTAVVSVKLVDPQFSSQTKEKLVNPEAKTAVEATLSDAFAAYLEENPGDAKRIVEKTIFAARARKAAQHARETVRKSALEGFSLPGKLADCSDSNPARCELYIVEGDSAGGSAKQGRDRRFQAILPLRGKILNVERARMDKMLANNEVRALITAMGIGIGDIMDITKLRYHRIIIMTDADTDGAHIRTLLLTFFFRHMRELINSGHLYIAQPPLYRIKYGKEQPVYVFSDRQKDEYLSKIAPEDRRKAEVQRYKGLGEMNPDQLWETTMNPANRIILQVTLEDAQQADETFNMLMGDHVPPRKRFIQTHAIEVRNLDV; encoded by the coding sequence ATGGCGACCGTTGCTGCAACAAATACGTACGGTGCAGATCAAATCACCGTGTTGGAGGGTCTGGAAGCGGTTCGTAAGAGGCCCGGCATGTATATCGGCCCGACCGATATTAACGGCCTGCATCACATGATCCGCGAGCTGGTCGACAACTCGGTCGACGAGGCGCTGGCAGGCTACGCCGATACGATCACCGTGATCATCCACAAGGATCACTCGGTGTCGGTGCGCGATAACGGTCGTGGCATTCCGGTGGGCATTAACAAAAAGCACAACAAGTCTGCGCTGGAGCTCGCGGCGACGGTGCTGCACGCCGGCGGTAAGTTCGGTGACGGCGGCTACAAAGTCTCGGCGGGTCTGCACGGCGTGGGCCTGTCGGTGGTCAACGCGCTGAGCGACTGGATGATGATCGAGGTTAGCCAGAACGGCAAGGTCTATCGCCAGGAGTATCATCACGGCGTGCCCAAGGCCAATGTCAAGCCCGTGCGCGCCACCGAGGCGACGGGTACCTTCGTGCGCTTCCTGCCCGACGTGACGATCTTCCGCGAGATCGACTATGTCTACAAGCAGCTTGCGCAGAAATTCCGCGAGATGGCCTACCTGACCAAGGGGCTGCGCATCCGCTTTCTGGATGAGCGCGACGATCTGGAAACCTCGTTCTACTTCGAGGGCGGCATCGTCTCGTTCGTGCGGCATCTCAACAAAGAGAAGGACGTGCTGCACAAGCTGCCGTTCTACGTCGAGCGCACCGTCGATCAGGTCAACGTCGAGATCGCGCTGCAATACACCGACAGCTACGATCGCGACTCAGTCTATGCCTTCGCCAACAACATCAACAACACCGACGGCGGCGCGCATCTGACGGGCTTTCGCACGGCGCTGACCCGCGTGATCAACAACTACGCGCGTGCCAAGGGCATCCTCAAGGAGAAGGAAGAAAACCTCTCCGGCGACGACGTGCGCGAGGGGCTGACGGCGGTCGTCAGCGTCAAGCTGGTCGATCCGCAGTTCTCGTCGCAGACCAAAGAGAAGCTCGTCAATCCTGAGGCCAAGACAGCGGTCGAGGCGACGCTGAGCGATGCCTTCGCGGCCTATCTCGAAGAGAATCCGGGCGATGCCAAGCGCATCGTCGAGAAGACGATCTTCGCCGCACGTGCCCGCAAGGCCGCGCAGCACGCGCGCGAGACTGTGCGCAAGAGCGCGCTGGAAGGCTTCTCGCTGCCCGGCAAGCTAGCCGATTGCTCAGACAGCAATCCGGCGCGCTGCGAGCTGTACATCGTCGAGGGCGACTCGGCAGGCGGCAGCGCTAAGCAGGGCCGCGACCGCCGCTTCCAGGCGATCCTGCCGCTGCGCGGTAAGATCTTGAACGTCGAGCGCGCTCGCATGGACAAGATGCTGGCGAACAACGAGGTACGCGCGCTGATCACGGCGATGGGCATCGGCATCGGCGACATCATGGACATCACCAAGCTGCGCTACCATCGCATCATCATCATGACCGACGCCGATACCGACGGCGCGCATATCCGCACGCTGCTGCTGACGTTTTTCTTCCGCCACATGCGCGAGCTGATCAACAGCGGGCACCTGTACATCGCGCAGCCGCCGCTGTACCGCATCAAGTACGGCAAGGAGCAGCCCGTCTATGTCTTCTCTGATCGCCAGAAGGATGAGTACCTGAGCAAGATCGCGCCTGAAGATCGGCGCAAGGCCGAGGTGCAGCGCTACAAGGGCCTGGGCGAGATGAATCCCGATCAGCTCTGGGAGACGACGATGAACCCGGCCAACCGGATCATCCTCCAGGTGACGCTGGAAGACGCGCAGCAGGCCGACGAGACGTTTAACATGCTGATGGGCGATCACGTGCCGCCGCGCAAGCGCTTCATCCAGACCCACGCGATCGAGGTGCGTAACCTGGACGTGTAG
- the lexA gene encoding transcriptional repressor LexA has translation MDGLSQRQKNIYTYIQQFMHKFGYPPAIRNIQNDLNISSTSVVAYNLRKLEERGLLVRDPKFARGMKLPPAEVEPAPPVSGNHRRVGLVGTISAGSPIPLPDQGEADEYVDVPAEMLPERLQDVYALRVKGNSMIDALIADGDLILMRYTEQVENGQTAAVRVVDRNEVTLKKIYFEGDKVRLQPANPTMEAWTEDATNIQVQGRVVGVVRSML, from the coding sequence ATGGATGGTCTGTCGCAACGTCAGAAAAATATTTACACCTATATCCAGCAGTTCATGCATAAGTTCGGCTACCCGCCCGCAATCCGCAACATCCAGAACGATCTCAATATCTCTTCGACCTCGGTGGTCGCCTATAACCTGCGGAAGCTGGAAGAGCGCGGCCTGCTGGTGCGCGATCCCAAGTTCGCCCGTGGCATGAAGCTGCCACCGGCGGAGGTCGAGCCAGCGCCCCCGGTTTCCGGCAATCACCGCCGCGTCGGGCTGGTCGGGACGATCTCGGCAGGCTCGCCGATCCCGTTGCCGGATCAGGGCGAGGCTGATGAGTACGTCGATGTCCCGGCGGAGATGCTGCCGGAGCGTCTTCAGGATGTGTATGCGCTGCGGGTCAAAGGTAACTCGATGATCGACGCGCTCATCGCCGATGGCGATCTGATCCTGATGCGCTACACCGAGCAGGTCGAGAACGGCCAGACGGCGGCGGTGCGCGTGGTCGATCGCAACGAGGTGACTTTGAAGAAGATCTACTTCGAGGGCGATAAGGTCCGCTTGCAGCCTGCGAACCCGACAATGGAGGCGTGGACAGAGGATGCCACGAATATCCAGGTGCAGGGTCGTGTGGTCGGGGTTGTGCGCTCGATGCTGTAG
- a CDS encoding dipeptide epimerase, with protein sequence MRIAYETIELRLRHTFHIAHGASDSRRNVLLHLGDGLGEAAPVAYHGESAEAVTETLAGWRSELARLDDPAAITWLLQRLTGSRAARAAVDLALHDALGKRLGCPVYHLLGLSQLPLRQTSFTIAITAPDELVARVRDAAAFPILKVKLGTNRDLDIVRTIREAAPQATIRVDANAGWTVPQALDLIPQLAELGVELIEQPLAADDLEGFRTLKRARLPLPIIADESVKAPGDVVKLADAVDGVNIKLMKTGGIQGALAAIHTARSCGLTIMLGCMIETSLGATAAAHLAGLVDWVDLDGPLLIANDPFEGLRFEGARLTLPDGPGLGVTPKPA encoded by the coding sequence ATGCGGATCGCGTACGAGACGATCGAGCTGCGCCTGCGCCATACCTTTCATATCGCGCATGGAGCCAGCGATAGCCGCCGCAACGTGCTCTTGCATCTCGGCGATGGCCTGGGCGAGGCCGCGCCCGTGGCCTACCACGGCGAGAGCGCCGAGGCCGTGACCGAGACGTTGGCGGGCTGGCGCTCCGAGCTTGCGCGGCTGGACGATCCGGCGGCGATCACCTGGCTGCTCCAGCGCCTCACAGGAAGCCGCGCCGCGCGCGCCGCCGTCGACCTGGCGCTGCACGATGCGCTCGGCAAGCGCCTGGGCTGTCCCGTCTATCATCTGCTCGGCCTGAGCCAGCTGCCGCTGCGGCAGACCTCGTTCACGATTGCGATCACCGCGCCCGATGAGCTGGTCGCGCGGGTCCGAGATGCCGCCGCGTTTCCGATCCTCAAGGTCAAGCTCGGCACCAACCGCGATCTCGACATCGTCCGCACGATCCGTGAGGCCGCGCCCCAGGCGACCATTCGTGTCGACGCGAACGCTGGCTGGACGGTCCCGCAGGCACTTGATCTGATACCGCAGCTTGCCGAGCTTGGCGTCGAGCTAATAGAGCAGCCCCTCGCCGCCGACGACCTGGAAGGCTTCCGTACGCTCAAGCGCGCGCGTCTGCCGCTGCCGATCATCGCCGATGAGAGCGTCAAAGCGCCCGGCGATGTCGTGAAGCTGGCCGATGCGGTCGATGGTGTGAATATCAAGCTGATGAAAACCGGCGGGATTCAGGGGGCGCTCGCGGCGATCCACACGGCGCGTAGCTGCGGCCTGACGATCATGCTCGGCTGTATGATCGAAACGTCGCTGGGCGCGACCGCCGCCGCGCATCTGGCGGGGCTGGTCGATTGGGTCGATCTCGACGGTCCGCTGCTGATCGCCAATGATCCGTTCGAGGGCCTGCGCTTTGAAGGCGCGCGGCTAACACTGCCGGACGGGCCGGGCCTCGGCGTGACGCCGAAGCCTGCGTAG